From the genome of Anaerolineae bacterium, one region includes:
- a CDS encoding cytochrome C encodes MVIRMETLEKLVGPRTPAEQMAQDRLRYLLPTVLLGLAAFCLLVSIFVPYWRMKLLAPQYPRGLQVQVYVNRLAGDVREIDGLNHYIGMRPLSEAAQLERSLSIFVIAVLSLLVIAAIYVHNQWAALLSLPALLFPVIFLGDLYFWLWNFGQNLDPKAPLSSAIKPFVPPVLGEGVVGQFRTIAAVDRGFYLALLASALILLGLYFHRRAYKPLVDAERRRPAEG; translated from the coding sequence GTGGTGATCCGGATGGAGACGTTGGAGAAGCTCGTCGGGCCACGTACACCCGCCGAGCAGATGGCTCAGGACCGCTTACGCTATCTACTTCCCACGGTCCTTCTGGGGTTGGCGGCGTTCTGCTTGCTGGTATCCATCTTTGTGCCCTACTGGCGTATGAAGCTACTGGCCCCGCAATACCCTCGCGGGCTGCAGGTGCAGGTCTACGTCAACCGGCTAGCGGGGGACGTGCGGGAGATTGACGGGCTGAACCACTACATCGGGATGCGCCCTCTGAGCGAGGCTGCCCAATTGGAGCGCTCGTTGAGCATCTTCGTCATTGCCGTGCTCTCGCTGCTGGTGATCGCGGCCATCTATGTGCACAACCAGTGGGCAGCCCTGTTGTCGTTGCCGGCCTTGCTCTTCCCGGTCATCTTCCTAGGGGACCTTTACTTCTGGCTGTGGAACTTCGGGCAAAACCTGGACCCGAAAGCACCGCTGAGCAGCGCTATCAAGCCCTTCGTGCCGCCGGTATTGGGCGAGGGGGTGGTTGGCCAGTTTCGGACGATCGCCGCGGTAGATCGAGGGTTTTATCTAGCCCTCTTGGCCTCTGCACTCATCCTGCTCGGCCTGTATTTCCACCGGCGCGCGTATAAGCCGCTGGTGGATGCGGAGCGCCGGCGTCC